The following proteins are encoded in a genomic region of Cherax quadricarinatus isolate ZL_2023a chromosome 5, ASM3850222v1, whole genome shotgun sequence:
- the LOC128684905 gene encoding V-type proton ATPase subunit e 2 translates to MVGNMRYEHWVEGAGSKQHHLTLVNKMGAAVVPVAVVTGFWAIIGIILPFIVAKGPNKGVIQVVLVLTASTCWLFWLLSYMHQMNPLIGPQLHNTTILALLYLWDGNITLEDLQAYQPSDDYAHSAIE, encoded by the exons ATGGTGGGAAATATGAGGTACGAGCACTGGGTGGAGGGTGCCGGCAGCAAGCAGCATCACCTGACACTAGTAAACAAGATGGGAGCTGCTGTGGtacctgttgctgttgttaccggGTTTTGGGCCATAATTGGCATTATATTGCCTTTTATCGTGGCCAAGGGTCCAAATAAAGG gGTGATACAAGTAGTGCTGGTGCTGACTGCATCAACATGTTGGCTGTT CTGGCTTCTTTCTTATATGCATCAGATGAACCCTCTCATTGGACCACAACTGCACAACACAACCATTCTGGCCCTACTATACCTTTGG GATGGGAACATAACATTGGAAGACTTACAGGCTTATCAACCTTCTGATGATTATGCCCATTCAGCAATTGAGTGA